The proteins below come from a single Marinobacter bohaiensis genomic window:
- a CDS encoding sensor histidine kinase, translating into MKDKLWASFRFPLFLLLAGVGLIHWALLQVQETRKFEQEQQLLQDLSELRGTLETRIKEAIYLTRGLVFYIESQNGEYTNQRIEAWLGSMFQAGEYIINIGFAPDNRIEVIYPRTGNEAALGLYYPDMPDQWPSVQRMIRTRDPILAGPIELVQGGTAFIYRSPVFIGDDYWGLISTVIDAEALLGDIRDIARLHALRYQLRRLKDDRRDDSTLIWGEPLDANVTRQTSRIPLPGDDWLLVGQVLENPALPLSYYALPYTCLFLLAGFSGYHRYRTLQFEHKQALVRAETDRLKNEFVSTISHELRTPLTSIRGTLGLIEGGVAGPLTDKGNELVGIAKRNSDHLIHLINDLLDIDRIVEGRLDLNPQRIELNGLIRTVLTENETYAANKRITRRFNGTDGDAPAWVDETRLRQVLDNLLSNALKFSPEASTVTLTLAPVDHGWQMTVSDEGPGIPESFQDRIFKRFTQADGSSQRHAGGTGLGLAIAKGLVEQMQGSIDFETSEAGTHFRVIVPAA; encoded by the coding sequence ATGAAAGACAAACTCTGGGCCAGCTTTCGGTTCCCGCTGTTTCTGCTGCTGGCAGGCGTCGGTTTGATCCACTGGGCCCTGCTGCAGGTTCAGGAAACCCGAAAATTCGAACAGGAACAGCAGCTGCTGCAGGATCTGAGCGAGCTGCGCGGCACCCTGGAAACCCGCATCAAGGAAGCCATCTACCTCACACGCGGTCTGGTGTTCTACATCGAGAGCCAGAACGGGGAATACACCAACCAGCGCATCGAAGCCTGGCTGGGCAGCATGTTCCAGGCGGGCGAATACATCATCAACATCGGCTTTGCGCCGGATAACCGCATCGAAGTCATCTATCCGCGCACAGGCAACGAAGCGGCCCTGGGTCTGTACTATCCGGACATGCCGGACCAGTGGCCCTCCGTCCAGCGCATGATCCGGACGCGGGACCCCATACTCGCCGGCCCGATCGAGCTGGTGCAGGGTGGCACGGCGTTTATCTACCGCTCGCCGGTCTTCATCGGTGACGACTACTGGGGCCTGATCAGCACCGTCATCGATGCCGAAGCCCTGCTGGGTGACATTCGGGACATTGCCCGACTGCATGCACTGCGCTACCAGTTGCGCCGCTTAAAGGATGACCGGCGCGACGATTCGACCCTGATCTGGGGCGAGCCACTGGACGCCAACGTCACCCGTCAAACATCACGTATTCCCCTGCCCGGCGACGACTGGCTGCTGGTGGGCCAGGTGCTGGAAAACCCGGCACTGCCACTGTCCTACTACGCCCTGCCCTACACCTGCCTGTTCCTGCTGGCCGGTTTTTCGGGCTACCACCGGTACCGCACGCTGCAGTTCGAACACAAGCAAGCGCTGGTGCGGGCAGAGACCGACCGCCTCAAGAACGAGTTCGTGTCCACCATCAGTCACGAGCTGCGCACGCCCCTGACCAGCATTCGCGGCACCCTGGGGCTGATAGAAGGCGGCGTGGCCGGCCCGCTGACGGACAAGGGCAACGAACTGGTCGGGATCGCCAAGCGCAACAGCGATCACCTGATCCACCTGATCAACGACCTGCTCGATATCGACCGCATCGTCGAGGGGCGTCTGGATCTGAATCCACAGCGCATCGAGCTGAACGGCCTGATCCGCACCGTACTGACCGAAAACGAGACCTATGCGGCCAACAAGCGCATTACGCGCCGTTTCAATGGCACGGACGGCGACGCACCGGCCTGGGTGGATGAAACACGGCTGCGCCAGGTGCTCGACAACCTGCTGTCCAATGCACTCAAGTTCTCGCCCGAGGCGTCCACGGTCACGCTGACGCTGGCGCCGGTCGATCATGGCTGGCAAATGACCGTCAGCGACGAAGGCCCCGGCATTCCCGAATCATTCCAGGATCGCATCTTCAAGCGTTTCACCCAGGCTGACGGTTCGTCCCAACGCCACGCGGGAGGAACCGGCCTGGGGCTGGCCATCGCCAAGGGGCTGGTGGAGCAGATGCAGGGCTCGATCGATTTCGAGACGTCTGAAGCCGGTACGCACTTCCGGGTGATCGTGCCGGCCGCCTGA
- a CDS encoding DUF4340 domain-containing protein, producing the protein MAKRVRILSVLLGAQLLLALALNLTDSDIGEATPESPLLSQSLDHLDEIRINDGNDHSVTLMHQDDQWQLPALDGFPASTEQANQLVSTLASATQGMPVATTEGARGRFKVAQDDFERRLVLRRKGTDVATLYLGTSPGTDQSYVRVDGESPIYRIKLGTYQAPVTTDDWLDRDLLTLPLNRVSAIEVNGLKLTQADSGKDGASPWQVGTLPDGKSLDTKAAATLAGQLSALRIHAIAADATEARTALAQPELSLILDTRDHQAMTYKLAKGSNKDAPWYLSISNRDRTFRITSSVGETLVHDAAPATLLKEATSTDTAVKPVEEGGGKAG; encoded by the coding sequence ATGGCGAAACGAGTTCGAATCCTGTCCGTGCTGCTCGGGGCCCAGCTATTGCTGGCCCTGGCCCTCAACCTCACCGACAGCGACATCGGTGAAGCGACGCCGGAGTCACCGCTGCTGAGCCAGTCCCTCGATCACCTGGACGAAATCCGGATCAACGACGGCAACGACCACTCGGTCACCCTGATGCACCAGGACGACCAGTGGCAATTGCCGGCGCTGGATGGCTTCCCGGCCAGCACCGAGCAGGCCAATCAGCTGGTAAGCACTCTGGCCAGCGCCACCCAGGGCATGCCCGTCGCGACCACCGAAGGCGCCCGGGGGCGATTCAAGGTCGCGCAGGACGACTTCGAGCGCCGGCTAGTACTCAGGCGCAAGGGCACCGACGTGGCCACCCTGTACCTGGGCACGTCGCCGGGCACGGACCAGTCGTATGTGCGTGTTGACGGGGAGTCACCCATCTACCGGATCAAGCTGGGCACCTACCAGGCGCCGGTGACCACGGACGACTGGCTGGATCGTGACCTGCTGACGCTGCCACTCAATCGGGTCAGCGCGATCGAGGTGAACGGTCTCAAGCTGACCCAGGCGGATAGCGGGAAAGACGGCGCCTCACCGTGGCAGGTGGGTACGCTGCCGGATGGCAAATCCCTCGACACCAAGGCTGCAGCCACTCTGGCGGGGCAACTGTCGGCCCTGCGCATTCACGCCATCGCCGCGGACGCCACCGAGGCCCGCACCGCCCTGGCCCAGCCCGAACTGAGCCTGATCCTGGACACCCGGGATCACCAGGCGATGACCTACAAGCTGGCGAAGGGGAGCAATAAGGACGCGCCCTGGTATCTGTCGATCTCCAACCGAGACCGCACGTTCCGCATCACCTCGTCCGTCGGTGAAACGCTGGTGCACGACGCCGCACCGGCCACCCTGCTGAAAGAGGCAACCTCGACCGATACGGCCGTCAAACCGGTCGAGGAAGGCGGCGGAAAAGCCGGCTGA
- a CDS encoding TSUP family transporter — MSDLSLVQYVLIGLIFVWSGFVRSGLGFGGAVLSLPFLLLVLDDPVVFLPIIAVHLLVFSSLTIVMNNRKSQVAQRPEGGTVDWPYLWRILGIMIVPKLIGVFGLITLPAHVMSAIIFGIVVVYSLSYIFNRPFRSKNKWVDTVFLMLGGYVSGTSLIGAPLIIAVVAQHLPKEKLRDTLFALWFILVTIKMAAFLAVGVDLQLIHHLWLLPCAAVGHVIGLRFHDYVLRSETPLFFRLLGGVLLVVSSIGLWKAVA, encoded by the coding sequence ATGAGCGATCTCTCCCTGGTTCAGTACGTCCTGATTGGCCTGATTTTCGTCTGGAGCGGCTTCGTGCGCTCGGGGCTGGGATTTGGTGGCGCTGTTCTGTCGCTGCCGTTCCTGTTGCTGGTGCTGGACGATCCCGTCGTCTTCCTGCCCATCATTGCCGTGCACCTGCTGGTGTTCTCGTCCCTGACCATCGTCATGAACAATCGCAAGAGTCAGGTGGCGCAACGGCCCGAAGGCGGCACCGTGGACTGGCCCTACCTGTGGCGCATCCTGGGGATCATGATCGTCCCCAAGCTGATCGGGGTATTCGGGCTGATCACGCTGCCGGCGCACGTGATGAGCGCCATTATCTTCGGCATCGTGGTGGTCTACTCGCTCTCGTACATCTTCAACCGGCCGTTTCGCAGCAAGAACAAGTGGGTGGATACGGTTTTCCTCATGCTCGGTGGTTACGTCAGCGGCACCTCGCTGATCGGCGCGCCGCTGATCATTGCGGTCGTGGCCCAGCACCTGCCCAAAGAAAAGCTGCGGGATACGCTGTTCGCCCTCTGGTTCATCCTGGTGACCATCAAGATGGCGGCGTTTCTCGCCGTCGGCGTTGACCTGCAGTTGATTCACCACCTGTGGCTGTTGCCCTGTGCCGCCGTGGGGCATGTGATCGGTCTGCGTTTCCACGACTACGTGCTGCGCTCGGAAACCCCGCTGTTCTTCCGTCTGTTGGGCGGGGTGCTGCTGGTGGTGAGCAGTATCGGGCTCTGGAAGGCGGTGGCCTGA
- a CDS encoding MBL fold metallo-hydrolase yields MSLRNPLVQSFFDEPTNTFSYVVRDPDSRACAIIDSVLDFDYAAGRTDVRSADAIIDYVQRNDLAVEWVLETHVHADHLSAAPYLNEHLGGQTGIGARIVEVQEIFGKVFNAGTDFARDGRQFNRLFHEGDSFAIGNLEARVLHTPGHTPACLTYVVGDAAFVGDTLFMPDYGTARCDFPGGDARTLYRSIQKVLALPPETRLFLCHDYKAPGREAFVCQTTVAEQREHNVHVHEGVDEEAFVVMRRERDATLGMPRLILPSVQINMRAGHMPPAEDNGQVYLKVPLNRF; encoded by the coding sequence ATGAGTCTCCGCAATCCGCTCGTGCAGTCCTTCTTCGACGAGCCCACCAACACGTTCAGCTACGTGGTACGCGACCCGGACAGCCGCGCCTGTGCCATCATCGATTCGGTGCTGGACTTTGATTACGCAGCCGGTCGCACCGATGTCCGCTCCGCGGATGCCATCATCGACTACGTGCAGCGCAACGACCTGGCGGTGGAATGGGTGCTCGAGACCCACGTCCACGCCGATCACCTGTCCGCCGCGCCCTACCTGAACGAACACCTGGGCGGCCAGACCGGCATCGGCGCGCGCATCGTCGAGGTGCAGGAGATCTTCGGCAAGGTGTTCAATGCCGGCACCGACTTCGCCCGGGACGGCCGTCAGTTCAACCGCCTGTTCCACGAAGGCGACAGCTTCGCGATTGGCAACCTGGAAGCCCGTGTGCTGCATACGCCCGGGCACACGCCGGCTTGCCTGACCTACGTGGTCGGTGATGCGGCGTTCGTCGGCGATACCCTGTTCATGCCGGACTACGGCACCGCCCGCTGCGATTTTCCGGGTGGCGATGCGCGCACCCTGTATCGTTCCATCCAGAAAGTCCTGGCCTTGCCGCCGGAGACGCGGCTGTTCCTGTGCCACGACTACAAGGCGCCGGGTCGTGAGGCGTTTGTATGCCAGACCACGGTGGCGGAGCAGCGTGAGCACAATGTGCATGTGCACGAGGGCGTCGATGAGGAGGCGTTTGTGGTCATGCGCCGGGAACGGGACGCCACCCTGGGGATGCCACGGCTGATCCTGCCGTCGGTGCAGATCAACATGCGCGCCGGGCACATGCCGCCGGCCGAGGACAATGGTCAGGTCTACCTGAAAGTGCCGTTGAACCGATTCTGA
- a CDS encoding nucleoside recognition domain-containing protein, with protein MPARLRRAALSILHETRVVYLTLLKILVPALIIVKVLESIGFTQWLATLLAPLMGLLGLPEELSIVWAATLLTNIYTGMAIFYNLSLDQALSVAQVTVLGTLMVVGHGLPVEGAVARRAGVPWWLTLVMRVGGALILGMILHHSYQTFDWLQQDNTLVWQPGALDTSLSAWLWAQGQTLITIFFVILALITLLRGLRAISVERLLHALLFPLLRLLGIGRDAASTAIIGITLGLSFGGGLLIRDAESGRLSPRDAFLTLAFLGLCHSLIEDTLLVMLLGAHLSGILWARLALAFLVIGVLARLPISQRKSVHPGADRADAS; from the coding sequence ATGCCTGCACGATTGCGCCGCGCTGCCCTCAGCATCCTCCACGAAACCCGCGTCGTCTACCTGACGCTGCTGAAGATACTGGTGCCCGCACTGATCATCGTGAAGGTCCTTGAATCCATCGGCTTCACCCAGTGGCTGGCGACGCTGCTCGCGCCGCTGATGGGGCTGCTGGGCCTGCCGGAGGAACTGAGCATTGTCTGGGCGGCGACCCTGCTGACCAACATCTACACCGGCATGGCGATCTTCTACAACCTGTCGCTGGATCAGGCCCTGAGCGTGGCCCAGGTGACGGTGCTGGGCACCCTGATGGTGGTCGGCCACGGTCTGCCGGTGGAAGGGGCCGTCGCGCGGCGGGCCGGGGTGCCCTGGTGGTTGACGCTGGTGATGCGCGTTGGGGGCGCCTTGATACTGGGGATGATTCTGCATCACAGCTACCAGACGTTCGACTGGCTGCAACAGGACAACACGCTGGTCTGGCAGCCCGGGGCTCTCGATACCAGCCTGTCGGCCTGGCTCTGGGCCCAAGGCCAGACGCTGATCACCATCTTCTTCGTGATCCTGGCCTTGATCACCCTGCTGCGCGGATTACGGGCCATCAGTGTCGAACGGTTGCTGCATGCCCTGCTGTTCCCGCTGCTGCGCCTGCTGGGCATCGGCCGGGACGCCGCCAGCACCGCGATCATCGGCATTACGCTGGGCCTGAGCTTCGGTGGCGGGTTGCTGATTCGCGATGCGGAATCGGGCCGACTCAGCCCGCGCGATGCCTTCCTGACCCTGGCATTCCTGGGGCTCTGCCACAGCCTGATCGAGGACACCCTGCTGGTCATGCTGCTGGGCGCACACCTGTCCGGCATCCTCTGGGCACGACTGGCGCTGGCCTTCCTGGTGATCGGCGTGCTGGCCCGGCTACCCATCAGCCAGCGCAAATCCGTACACCCCGGAGCCGATCGCGCCGACGCCTCCTGA
- a CDS encoding indolepyruvate ferredoxin oxidoreductase family protein, translated as MRKVSLNNASLNKDGPNKVSLNDVWERDSGPVYMTGGQALARLPLLQAQLDQQNGLNTAGFISGYRGSPLGGFDKILWKAKQYLQDKHVHFLPGVNEDLGATAVWGSQQVNIFEGAKYDGVFALWYGKGPGVDRTGDVFKHANAAGSSRFGGVLAIAGDDHSCKSSTLPHQSDYGFMDASMPVLNPAGVQDILDMGLYGWAMSRYSGCWIGFKALAEVMDSSLSVNLDLSRIDIRLPDHFTMPEGGLNSRWPDKPLAQEERLHRYKLEAAKAFCRANRLDRTVLSASQPRLGIITTGKAYLDVIQALADLGLGEAEREAIGLTVYKVAMPWPLEPEGIFEFATGLEEILVVEEKRGLIEDQLKAQLYSWQDQQRPRIIGKRDEAGAELLRSNDELTPAMVARAIATRLKDRYCNDTLRQRLDFLTEKENSLAQPPERLERTPHFCSGCPHNTSTQVPEGSRALGGIGCHYMATWMDRGTDTFTQMGGEGVTWLGQAPFTSQKHVFQNLGDGTYFHSGLLAIRASIASGANITYKILYNDAVAMTGGQPVDGTLTVQQISHQLYGEGVRRIAVVSDDIDKYPSRADFADRTTFHDRDDLDAVQREMREIEGCSVLIYDQTCAAEKRRRRKRGTMEDPDQRVMIHSDVCEGCGDCGVQSNCLSLLPKETENGRKRTIDQSACNKDFSCVRGFCPSFVTVKGGKLRKPVGVDSNVDFPELPDPSWQGEHDPYSILLTGVGGTGVVTVSALLGMAAHIEGKGVSVLDQTGLAQKFGAVVSHIRIGNHQEDIHAVRIPAGEADLMIAFDLMVAASDDALAKLDNRFSRSVVNVEAAMPAAFTRNPDIQFPGQSMEQALRDACTTDGSWFLDAGGLAKALMGDGMAVNLFTVGFAYQQGLLPLKAASIEEAIELNNVSVDKNKQAFLWGRRAAHDLDQVKALAFPQPKGNPVQIMETTDQLVERQKRHLTEYQNAGLAERYERLVRQVETAAEKRVGRDPMLVRTVAENYAKVLAYKDEYEVARLFSNGSLRRQLEEQFEGEVELEFNLAPPLISRPGANGRPRKLKFGPWMERVFHFLAKGKVLRGTPLDIFGYSADRRLERKLIREYEADVAWILRHLNRDHLDAARALAALPQKVRGYGPVKEGAYEATRQERDRLRNELNPTSQRHRQIASAAA; from the coding sequence ATGCGTAAAGTCAGTCTTAACAACGCCAGTCTTAACAAAGACGGTCCCAACAAGGTCAGTCTCAACGACGTCTGGGAACGTGATTCCGGCCCGGTCTACATGACCGGCGGCCAGGCCCTGGCACGTCTCCCGCTGCTGCAGGCCCAGCTCGACCAGCAGAACGGCCTCAACACCGCCGGCTTCATTTCCGGCTATCGCGGCTCGCCTCTCGGCGGCTTCGACAAGATCCTCTGGAAAGCCAAGCAATACCTCCAGGACAAGCACGTTCACTTCCTGCCCGGTGTGAACGAGGACCTGGGCGCCACCGCCGTGTGGGGCTCCCAGCAGGTCAATATTTTCGAGGGCGCCAAATACGACGGCGTCTTTGCCCTCTGGTACGGCAAGGGGCCCGGTGTCGACCGCACCGGCGACGTGTTCAAGCACGCCAATGCCGCTGGCAGCTCCCGCTTCGGCGGCGTGCTGGCCATTGCCGGCGACGACCACTCCTGCAAGTCGTCCACCCTGCCCCACCAGAGCGACTACGGTTTCATGGACGCCTCCATGCCGGTCCTCAACCCGGCCGGCGTGCAGGACATCCTCGACATGGGTCTCTACGGCTGGGCCATGTCCCGCTACAGCGGCTGCTGGATCGGCTTCAAGGCGCTGGCCGAGGTGATGGATTCCTCCCTGTCGGTCAATCTCGACCTGAGCCGCATCGACATCCGTCTGCCGGATCACTTCACCATGCCCGAAGGCGGGCTCAACTCCCGCTGGCCGGACAAACCGCTGGCCCAGGAAGAGCGCCTGCACCGCTACAAGCTGGAGGCCGCCAAAGCCTTCTGCCGCGCCAACCGCCTGGACAGGACCGTGCTCTCCGCCAGCCAGCCCCGGCTGGGCATCATCACCACTGGCAAGGCTTACCTGGACGTGATCCAGGCACTGGCCGACCTGGGTCTGGGCGAGGCCGAGCGCGAGGCCATCGGCCTGACCGTGTACAAGGTCGCGATGCCCTGGCCGCTGGAACCGGAGGGCATTTTCGAGTTCGCCACCGGCCTGGAAGAAATCCTCGTGGTCGAGGAAAAACGCGGCCTGATCGAAGACCAGCTCAAGGCCCAGCTCTACAGCTGGCAGGACCAGCAGCGCCCGCGCATTATCGGCAAGCGTGACGAGGCCGGCGCCGAACTGCTGCGCTCGAACGACGAGCTGACCCCGGCCATGGTGGCCCGGGCGATCGCCACCCGGCTGAAGGACCGCTACTGCAACGACACCCTGCGCCAGCGCCTGGACTTCCTGACCGAGAAGGAAAACAGCCTGGCACAGCCGCCGGAGCGCCTGGAGCGCACGCCGCACTTCTGCTCCGGCTGCCCGCACAACACCTCGACCCAGGTGCCGGAAGGCAGCCGCGCCCTCGGCGGCATCGGCTGCCACTACATGGCCACCTGGATGGACCGCGGCACCGACACCTTCACCCAGATGGGCGGCGAAGGCGTGACCTGGCTGGGCCAGGCGCCGTTCACCAGCCAGAAGCACGTATTCCAGAACCTGGGCGACGGCACCTACTTCCACTCCGGGCTGCTGGCGATCCGGGCGTCCATCGCGTCCGGCGCCAACATCACCTACAAGATCCTGTACAACGACGCGGTGGCCATGACCGGCGGCCAGCCGGTGGACGGCACGCTGACGGTGCAGCAGATCTCCCATCAGCTCTACGGTGAAGGCGTGCGCCGCATCGCGGTGGTCAGCGACGACATCGACAAGTACCCCTCCCGGGCCGATTTCGCCGACCGCACCACGTTCCACGATCGCGACGACCTGGACGCGGTGCAGCGGGAAATGCGGGAGATCGAGGGCTGTTCCGTGCTGATCTACGACCAGACCTGCGCCGCCGAGAAACGCCGTCGCCGCAAGCGCGGCACCATGGAAGATCCGGACCAGCGGGTGATGATCCACTCCGACGTCTGCGAAGGCTGCGGTGACTGCGGCGTGCAGTCCAACTGCCTGTCGCTGCTGCCCAAGGAGACCGAGAACGGCCGCAAGCGCACCATCGACCAGTCTGCCTGTAACAAGGATTTCTCCTGTGTGCGCGGGTTCTGCCCCAGCTTCGTTACCGTCAAGGGCGGCAAGCTGCGCAAGCCGGTCGGCGTGGACAGCAACGTCGACTTCCCGGAACTGCCGGACCCGAGCTGGCAGGGCGAGCACGACCCGTACAGCATCCTGCTGACCGGCGTCGGCGGCACCGGCGTGGTCACCGTCAGCGCCCTGCTGGGCATGGCCGCCCACATCGAGGGCAAGGGGGTCTCCGTGCTGGACCAGACCGGCCTGGCGCAGAAGTTCGGCGCCGTGGTCAGCCACATCCGCATCGGCAACCACCAGGAAGACATCCACGCGGTGCGCATCCCAGCGGGTGAGGCGGACCTGATGATCGCCTTCGACCTGATGGTCGCCGCCAGCGACGACGCCCTGGCCAAGCTGGACAACCGGTTCTCACGCAGCGTAGTGAACGTGGAAGCGGCGATGCCGGCGGCGTTCACTCGCAACCCGGACATCCAGTTCCCGGGCCAGTCCATGGAACAGGCGCTGCGCGACGCCTGCACGACCGACGGCAGTTGGTTCCTGGACGCCGGCGGCCTGGCCAAGGCGCTGATGGGCGACGGCATGGCGGTGAACCTGTTCACCGTGGGCTTCGCCTACCAGCAGGGGCTGCTGCCGCTGAAGGCCGCATCCATCGAAGAGGCCATCGAGCTGAACAACGTGTCGGTGGACAAGAACAAGCAGGCGTTCCTGTGGGGCCGCCGCGCCGCCCACGACCTGGACCAGGTGAAAGCGCTGGCCTTCCCGCAGCCCAAGGGCAACCCGGTCCAGATCATGGAAACCACCGATCAGCTGGTGGAACGCCAGAAGCGTCACCTCACCGAGTACCAGAACGCCGGTCTCGCCGAGCGCTATGAGCGCCTGGTACGACAGGTGGAGACGGCAGCGGAGAAGAGAGTCGGGCGCGATCCCATGCTGGTCCGCACCGTGGCCGAAAACTACGCCAAAGTGCTGGCCTACAAGGACGAGTACGAAGTGGCCCGTCTGTTCAGCAACGGCAGCCTGCGCCGGCAGCTGGAAGAGCAGTTCGAAGGCGAGGTGGAACTGGAGTTCAACCTGGCACCGCCGCTGATCAGTCGCCCCGGCGCCAACGGCCGCCCCCGCAAGCTCAAGTTCGGCCCCTGGATGGAGCGCGTGTTCCATTTCCTGGCCAAGGGCAAGGTCCTGCGCGGCACGCCGCTGGATATCTTCGGCTACAGCGCCGACCGCCGCCTGGAGCGCAAGCTCATTCGCGAGTACGAAGCGGATGTGGCCTGGATCCTGCGCCATCTCAACCGCGACCACCTGGACGCCGCCCGCGCCCTGGCCGCCCTGCCGCAGAAAGTGCGCGGCTACGGGCCGGTCAAGGAAGGCGCCTACGAGGCCACCCGCCAAGAGCGCGACAGGCTGCGTAACGAGCTGAACCCGACAAGCCAGCGGCACCGGCAGATTGCCAGCGCAGCGGCCTGA